A window of the Chanodichthys erythropterus isolate Z2021 chromosome 21, ASM2448905v1, whole genome shotgun sequence genome harbors these coding sequences:
- the dtymk gene encoding thymidylate kinase, translating to MSCRRGALIVLEGVDRAGKTTQCQKLVQALQQSGRAAEIMRFPDRTTKIGQLISSYLEKKSNLEDHTVHLLFSANRWEMVPLMKQKLEQGINLVVDRYAFSGVAFTSAKPGFSLEWCMNPDVGLPKPDMVMFLQLNPNMAANRGEYGIERYETSAFQRTVHQRFEELMQDSSVNWKVIDAARTIEEVHKDIKHLSEEIIRLVENQPVGKLWS from the exons ATGTCTTGCAGAAGAGGAGCTTTGATTGTTCTGGAAGGAGTTGACAGAGCCGGGAAAACCACACAATGCCAAAAACTTGTGCAGGCGTTACAACAGAGCGGACGAGCGGCAGAAATTATGCGATTTCCAG ACAGAACCACTAAGATTGGTCAACTCATCAGTTCATACCTGGAGAAAAAGAGTAATCTGGAGGATCACACTGTTCACCTGCTGTTTTCTGCAAACCGATGGGAAATGGT GCCTCTAATGAAACAGAAGTTGGAACAAGGGATAAATCTAGTGGTGGACCGCTATGCGTTTTCAGGAGTGGCTTTTACTAGTGCCAAGCCT GGCTTCTCTCTGGAGTGGTGCATGAATCCAGATGTGGGACTTCCAAAACCAGACATGGTGATGTTTCTGCAGCTCAATCCTAATATGGCAGCAAACCGTGGAGAATATGGAATTGAACGGTATGAGACGAGTGCTTTCCAACGCACAGTTCATCAAAGGTTTGAAGAGCTCATGCAAGATTCCTCAGTCAACTGGAAG GTGATTGATGCTGCAAGAACCATAGAAGAGGTGCACAAAGATATTAAGCATTTGAGTGAAGAAATCATCCGTTTAGTGGAGAATCAGCCAGTTGGAAAGCTGTGGAGCTGA
- the agxta gene encoding alanine--glyoxylate and serine--pyruvate aminotransferase a produces MSSLSVLPPECLLQPFHVPKRLMLGPGPSNVPARISAAGAQPMLGHLHAETIEIMNQIKSGIQYAFQTRNRMTLAVSGPGHAAMECAIFNSLEPGESVLIAVNGIWGERAAEIAERIGAKVNTVVTSAGGYFTNEEIEQALDKYRPVVFFLTHGESSTGVVHPIDGIGDLCHKYNCLFLVDSVAALGGTPIYMDEQGIDIMYTGSQKVLNAPPGTAPISFSERACQKIFNRKTKPISYFLDMSWLANYWGCDDKPVRAYHHTGPISSFYGLRESLAILAETGLENSWKRHKEVAEYFHKGLEEMGLKLFVQDKKARLPTVTTIVAPPGYDWREITGYIMKTFNIEISGGLGPSAGMVLRVGLMGCNSSKANVDMVLEALADALKHCHKSRV; encoded by the exons ATGTCCTCTCTGTCTGTTCTCCCACCGGAATGTCTGTTACAGCCTTTCCATGTCCCCAAACGGCTTATGCTCGGACCAGGACCATCCAATGTACCCGCACGAATTTCAGCAGCTGGAGCACAGCCCATGCTAGGCCACCTGCATGCAGAAACCATTGAG ATTATGAATCAGATTAAGAGTGGCATTCAGTATGCGTTTCAGACCCGAAACCGCATGACTCTGGCTGTGAGTGGACCGGGTCATGCTGCTATGGAGTGTGCCATCTTTAACTCGCTGGAGCCTGGAGAGAGTGTCCTCATAGCTGTCAATGGCATATGGGGAGAGAGGGCTGCGGAGATCGCTGAGAGGATAG GTGCCAAAGTAAACACAGTTGTAACCTCTGCTGGTGGGTACTTTACAAATGAGGAAATTGAGCAG GCATTAGACAAATACAGGCCAGTGGTGTTCTTCCTCACACATGGAGAATCCTCCACAGGAGTGGTCCACCCCATAGATGGCATTGGTGACCTTTGCCACAA GTACAACTGTTTATTTCTGGTTGATTCAGTAGCGGCATTGGGAGGTACTCCCATCTACATGGATGAGCAAG GTATTGATATTATGTATACTGGCTCTCAGAAGGTCTTGAACGCCCCTCCAGGAACTGCACCAATCTCCTTCAGTGAGAGAGCATG TCAGAAAATATTTAACAGGAAAACAAAACCAATCTCTTACTTCTTGGACATGAGCTGGTTGGCAAATTATTGGGGTTGTGATGACAAGCCTGTACGCGC TTATCACCACACCGGACCTATATCTTCCTTCTACGGTCTGCGGGAGAGTCTGGCCATTCTCGCAGAGACA GGTCTTGAAAACTCATGGAAACGGCACAAAGAGGTTGCGGAGTACTTCCATAAAGGCTTAGAAGAAATGGGCCTAAAACTGTTTGTGCAGGATAAG AAAGCAAGACTGCCAACAGTGACCACAATAGTAGCTCCCCCAGGATATGACTGGCGGGAAATCACAGGGTACATTATGAAGACCTTTAACATTGAAATCTCTGGGGGACTGGGACCATCTGCTGGCATG GTTTTGCGTGTGGGACTGATGGGATGTAACAGCAGCAAGGCCAATGTGGACATGGTGTTGGAGGCCTTGGCTGATGCTCTTAAACACTGCCACAAGAGCAGAGTCTGA